A section of the Methanosarcina mazei S-6 genome encodes:
- a CDS encoding OB-fold nucleic acid binding domain-containing protein, whose product MEKEEKVVVVLLIMALSSLSTAYVFFGSELAGAGQSGERALQYTHESGVGEKVTLDAEVLSKRFTYTGEHLLLDVDFDSEVLSVFIPKNAGAEALNSMIHEGDLISITGTVSEYKGKKEINVEKKEDITLK is encoded by the coding sequence GAAAAGGAAGAGAAAGTCGTGGTGGTGCTGCTTATTATGGCACTGTCGTCTCTTTCGACAGCATACGTATTTTTCGGTTCGGAACTTGCAGGTGCGGGACAATCAGGAGAAAGAGCCCTTCAATACACCCACGAATCAGGTGTTGGGGAAAAAGTAACTCTTGACGCTGAGGTTTTAAGCAAGAGGTTTACATACACCGGAGAGCACCTCCTTTTAGATGTGGATTTCGACTCGGAAGTCCTGAGCGTTTTTATCCCGAAGAACGCAGGAGCTGAAGCCCTGAACAGCATGATCCATGAAGGGGACCTAATAAGCATAACAGGTACTGTCTCAGAATATAAGGGGAAAAAAGAGATAAATGTGGAAAAGAAAGAAGATATCACGCTGAAGTAA